A segment of the Amycolatopsis thermophila genome:
GTGGGCGTCCAGCGCGCCGGTGTCGTAGGGGCAGACGATCGTCACGTCCCGACCGGCGAAGGCGTGGTTGATCAGCGCCTCGTGCTGGGCGCACGCCGGGTACTCGGTCTCCGAGCGCCCCGCCCAGATCGGTTCCCCGACGATGCGCACGTGCCGGTCCGGGTGGGGGTCGGCGAACTTGCGCAGCACCGCCGGGATGATCCGGCCCGGGTTGCGGCCGGCCACCGTCATGTCCAGCCACAGCACACCGTCCGCGGCCGCGCCCACCGCCGCCCGCAGCACCCGCAGGCGGTCCCCGGGCACCGCCACCGCCACCGGCTCGCCGCTCGCCAGGCCCTCGGTGACGAACGGGACGAGCGCGTCGAGGTACTCCTCGTCCGAGGAGTAGAACAGCGCAGGATGCACGAACTCGCCGGCCACGGTCACACGATCGCCTCCACCCGTACCGACGGTACGCCCAGAAGGCCGACCAGACGCGTCACCCCCGCCCACGCCGTGCGCGGCACCAGCGTCCAGCCCCGTTCACCGGCGCCCACCGGGTGCGACAGGCTCTCGTAGTCCAGGAACCGCAAGCCGGTCACGTCGGGCACGAGCCCGCCGTCCACCGGGTGCGGATCGGTCCGCCGCAACGCGCGGTCGAGCAGGTCAGCGGTGGTCAGGTCCGGTTTCGCCGGTGAGGCCGGCCGGTGAGGCCGGCGCCGTGCGCGGTCGACCCGAGGATCCGGAGCCCGGCGTTGAAGGTGCCGGCCGGGTGCACACGCCACCTGCGCCACCACGTCGTCGCCGAGGCGGCCGGGGGTGTGCAGGTCCGCGGCCGGCGCCGCCTCCGTGGCCTCGGCGTAGCGGTCCGCCTGCGTGTGCGGATCGACCACCGCGCCGGCCGGGCACGGGGCCGCCACCGGGATCGCGCGGGCGGCGTGCGCAGAGCCTCCGCCACGCCCGGGCAGGTGCCCGGCCAGGCCGCTGTGGCCGCACCCGGCGTGCCAGCCTGGACGGCCCTGCGCGAGCCGCGCCCGGGAACTCGCGTGCCCGGGCCCGGATCGCGGACAGCGGGCAGGCGACTACTTCTGGTACAGACCCTCGATGAAGGTCGCGTAGTTCTTGGTGACCACGTTGCGCTTGAGTTTCAGGCTCGGCGTGATCTCCCCACCGGCCTCGGTGAAGTCGTTGCCGAGGATGACGAACTTCTTGATCGCCTCGGCGTGCGAGACCTGCTTGTTGGCCTCGTCGACGGCGCCCTGCACGGCCGCGAGCAGGTCCGGGTCCTGCGCCAGGTCGGCGACGGTGGCGCCGGCCGGCTTGCCGTTCTGCGACTTCCAGGCCGGGAAGAACTCCTCGTCGATCGTGATCAGCGCGGCGATGAAGGGGCGCTGGTCACCGACCACCATGGCCTGGCTGATCAGCGGGTGGGCGCGCATGGTGTCCTCGAGGCCGGACGGGGCGACGTTCTTGCCGCCCGCCGTCACGATGATCTCCTTCTTGCGCCCGGTGATCCGCAGGAACCCGTCGTCGTCGAGCTCGCCGAGGTCGCCGGTGTGGAACCAGCCGTCCTCGAGCGCCTCCTTGGTCGCGGTCTCGTTGTTGAAGTAGGCGTCGAACACGACGTCGCCCTTGAGCAGGACCTCGCCGTCGTCGGCGATGCGCACCGAGGTGCCCGCCACCGGGCGGCCGACGGTGCCGACGCGGAACGCGTCCTGGGTGTTGACGTTCGCCGCGGCCGAGGTCTCGGTCAGGCCGTAGCCCTCGAACACCGGCACGCCGATGCCGCGGAAGAAGTGCGCCAGGCGGGCGCCCAGCGGCGCGCCGCCGGACACCGCGGCGATGCAGCGACCGCCGAGCGCGGCCCGCAGCTTGCCGTAGACGAGCTTGTCGAACAGGAAGTGCTGCGCCTTCAGCGCCAGGCCCGCCCCGCCGGAGTCCTGCGCCTCGCTGTAGGAGACGGCCACCTGCTCAGCGGCGTCGAAGATCTTGCCCTTGCCCTCGCTGTGCGCCTTCTGCTTCGCGCCGTTGTAGACCTTCTCGAACACGCGCGGCACGGCCACCACGAACGTCGGGCGGAAGGTGCCCAGGTCGGCGACCAGGTTCTTGACGTCCGGGGTGTGGCCCAGGGTGACGCGCGCGGTGATCGCGGTGACGGCGATGGCGCGGGCCAGCACGTGCGCCAGCGGCAGGAAGCACAGCAGCGAGTTGCCCTGCTCCATCAGCTGCGGGAACGCGTTGATGTCGGCCCGGATCTCGGCGAGCAGGTTGCGGTGGGTCAGCTCGACGCCCTTGGGACGGCCGGTGGTGCCCGAGGTGTACACGATGGTGGCCAGGTCGCCCGCCCGCACCGCGCGGCGCCGCTCGTGCACGGTGTCGTCGGCGACCTCGGCGCCCAGCGTGGTCAGCTCGTCCACCGCGGGACGGCCGGCCTCGATCTGCCAGGTGTACT
Coding sequences within it:
- a CDS encoding AMP-dependent synthetase/ligase, which produces MREYSAPALQPVADDENLADIVWANAERFPDAISFRRQVDGSWLDVTAREFAAQVIGVAKGLVEAGIERGDRVGLMSKTRYEWTLLDFAIWAAGAVTVPIYDTSSPEQVAWILSDSGAKGVFVETGEHLAAVDEVRDRLPALQYTWQIEAGRPAVDELTTLGAEVADDTVHERRRAVRAGDLATIVYTSGTTGRPKGVELTHRNLLAEIRADINAFPQLMEQGNSLLCFLPLAHVLARAIAVTAITARVTLGHTPDVKNLVADLGTFRPTFVVAVPRVFEKVYNGAKQKAHSEGKGKIFDAAEQVAVSYSEAQDSGGAGLALKAQHFLFDKLVYGKLRAALGGRCIAAVSGGAPLGARLAHFFRGIGVPVFEGYGLTETSAAANVNTQDAFRVGTVGRPVAGTSVRIADDGEVLLKGDVVFDAYFNNETATKEALEDGWFHTGDLGELDDDGFLRITGRKKEIIVTAGGKNVAPSGLEDTMRAHPLISQAMVVGDQRPFIAALITIDEEFFPAWKSQNGKPAGATVADLAQDPDLLAAVQGAVDEANKQVSHAEAIKKFVILGNDFTEAGGEITPSLKLKRNVVTKNYATFIEGLYQK